From a single Candidatus Delongbacteria bacterium genomic region:
- a CDS encoding IS982 family transposase: MKEFDKFLDSRGIDQQCKIRKRDSSLSNSEVMSILILFHLSGFRELKNFYIKHVKKYYTKEFPGLVSYNRFVELQKNTILPMIYFLLKSKTGEATGISFVDSTPIKVCNNRRIHSNRVFRGYAERGHSSIGYFYGFKLHLVINDKGEILSFMITKGNVDDREPLKNENFIKKIFGKLFGDKGYISKDLKQMLFVDGINLITKLKKNMKGEPLSVSDKVLLRKRAVIESVNDELKNICQIEHTRRRSFANFFANLLSGLISYAYRDKKPSLKLNLVENDDYQLTLF, from the coding sequence ATGAAAGAGTTTGATAAATTTTTAGATTCTAGAGGAATCGACCAACAATGCAAAATTCGCAAAAGAGATTCAAGTTTGTCAAATAGTGAAGTAATGAGTATCTTAATTTTATTTCACTTATCAGGATTTAGAGAGTTAAAAAATTTTTATATTAAACACGTTAAAAAGTACTATACAAAGGAATTTCCAGGTCTAGTTTCCTACAATAGGTTTGTAGAACTTCAAAAAAACACTATTCTTCCAATGATTTATTTCCTGTTAAAAAGTAAAACAGGAGAAGCAACTGGTATTTCATTTGTTGACTCTACTCCAATAAAAGTATGTAATAATAGAAGGATACATAGTAATAGGGTTTTTAGAGGTTATGCTGAAAGAGGACATAGTAGTATCGGTTATTTTTACGGTTTTAAGCTTCACTTAGTTATTAATGATAAAGGGGAGATTCTTTCATTCATGATAACAAAAGGAAACGTTGATGATAGAGAGCCTTTAAAAAACGAAAATTTTATAAAGAAAATATTTGGAAAGTTATTTGGAGATAAAGGATACATATCAAAGGATTTAAAACAAATGTTATTTGTAGATGGAATTAACCTAATTACTAAGTTGAAAAAAAATATGAAGGGTGAACCTTTATCAGTTTCTGATAAAGTGCTATTGCGTAAACGTGCAGTTATTGAAAGTGTAAATGACGAACTAAAAAACATTTGTCAAATTGAACATACTCGACGTCGAAGTTTTGCAAATTTTTTTGCAAATCTTTTATCTGGTTTAATTTCTTATGCGTATAGAGATAAAAAACCTTCTCTAAAACTAAATCTAGTTGAAAATGATGACTATCAGTTGACATTGTTTTAA